A region from the Haloarcula limicola genome encodes:
- a CDS encoding PUA domain-containing protein: MTDSDLRDLRRAADYQFGDGAGATLFPALDGIEITHTSSGRPRQAHAEDGRLVTYGTDGRYRLGLAGGRRLQESFDAPRHRVVVGDESEPFVREGRNAFAKFVKRADPGLRPGDEALVVHADGDLLAVGRAELPGEGMVDFETGMAVKVRDGADN; this comes from the coding sequence ATGACCGACAGCGATCTCCGCGACCTCCGCCGGGCCGCCGACTACCAGTTCGGCGACGGCGCGGGCGCGACACTCTTCCCCGCCCTCGACGGCATCGAGATAACGCACACCAGCTCCGGCCGACCCCGACAGGCCCACGCCGAGGACGGCCGCCTCGTCACCTACGGCACCGACGGCCGCTACCGCCTCGGACTCGCGGGCGGCCGACGCCTGCAGGAGTCCTTCGACGCGCCGCGGCACCGCGTCGTCGTCGGCGACGAGAGCGAACCGTTCGTCCGCGAGGGCCGCAACGCCTTCGCCAAGTTCGTAAAGCGAGCGGACCCCGGCCTCCGCCCCGGCGACGAGGCCCTCGTCGTCCACGCGGACGGCGATTTACTCGCCGTCGGTCGGGCCGAGCTCCCCGGCGAGGGGATGGTCGACTTCGAGACGGGGATGGCCGTGAAGGTCCGCGACGGTGCCGATAATTGA
- a CDS encoding 2,3,4,5-tetrahydropyridine-2,6-dicarboxylate N-succinyltransferase yields the protein MLGQDLERNVGDLWTAYEQGATVEDVEPPQLDTLDSFLTALENGEIRAAEKVDGEWQVNEWVKRGILLNFAFRETHSRDYGSVPYHDVLALRDTEDLGERGTRNTPDGTTIRRGAYLGSDCIMMSPSFVNIGAHVGDGTLIDSCDTVGSCAQIGENVKLGANTLVGGVLEPVESNPVIVEDDVSLGAGCRVTSGFIVGEGSVVGENTLLTPRIPVYDLVEEEVLYGELPPERRAFQRFVDSSVGEHDLIPGGAYKPAVVATDVEEETLEATEREDALRD from the coding sequence ATGCTCGGACAAGACCTCGAACGGAACGTCGGGGACCTCTGGACGGCGTACGAACAGGGCGCGACAGTCGAGGACGTCGAACCGCCGCAACTGGACACGCTCGATAGCTTCCTCACGGCCCTCGAGAACGGCGAGATCCGCGCCGCCGAGAAGGTCGACGGCGAGTGGCAGGTCAACGAGTGGGTCAAGCGCGGCATCCTCCTCAATTTCGCGTTCCGGGAGACCCACAGCCGGGACTACGGAAGCGTTCCGTACCACGACGTACTGGCCCTGCGCGACACCGAAGACCTCGGCGAGCGCGGCACCCGGAACACGCCCGACGGCACGACCATCCGCCGCGGAGCGTACCTCGGGTCGGACTGCATCATGATGTCGCCCTCCTTCGTCAACATCGGGGCGCACGTCGGCGACGGGACGCTCATCGACTCCTGTGACACCGTCGGCTCCTGCGCCCAGATCGGCGAGAACGTGAAACTCGGCGCGAACACGCTCGTCGGCGGCGTCCTCGAACCGGTCGAGAGCAACCCCGTCATCGTCGAGGACGACGTGTCGCTGGGTGCCGGCTGTCGGGTCACCAGCGGATTTATCGTCGGCGAGGGCAGCGTCGTCGGCGAGAACACGCTGCTGACGCCGCGTATCCCGGTCTACGACCTCGTCGAAGAGGAAGTCCTCTACGGCGAACTCCCGCCCGAGCGCCGCGCCTTCCAGCGGTTCGTCGACTCGTCGGTCGGCGAACACGACCTCATCCCCGGGGGCGCGTACAAGCCCGCCGTCGTCGCGACGGATGTCGAGGAGGAGACGCTGGAAGCGACGGAGCGGGAAGACGCGCTGAGAGATTAG
- the dapB gene encoding 4-hydroxy-tetrahydrodipicolinate reductase: MTRVALLGITGRMGETVLETAADRDLEIVVGFATSDVESVEGVPVVHPEDAAEALAERDVDVVVDFAVPEGALAVAEACAEVGVPIVVGSTGYDEDGIARLDAVSEDVALLKATNFSRGIQVLQRTVREAVRALDDYDLELLESHHNGKVDAPSGTANSILETIQEEREVEPIYGREGHAPRGENEIGVFARRAGDIRGEHELILAGNDEVLSLSHRAEDRAVFAAGALDAAVWLSDRTPGRYTFGEVIDA; the protein is encoded by the coding sequence ATGACGCGGGTCGCCCTCCTCGGGATCACCGGACGGATGGGCGAGACGGTCCTCGAAACGGCGGCCGACCGGGACCTCGAGATCGTCGTCGGCTTCGCCACGAGCGACGTGGAATCCGTCGAGGGCGTCCCGGTCGTCCATCCCGAGGACGCGGCCGAGGCGCTCGCCGAACGCGACGTCGACGTCGTCGTCGACTTCGCCGTCCCCGAGGGTGCGCTCGCCGTCGCCGAGGCCTGCGCCGAGGTCGGGGTCCCGATCGTCGTCGGCAGCACGGGCTACGACGAAGACGGGATAGCCAGGCTCGACGCCGTCAGCGAGGACGTGGCCCTGCTGAAGGCGACGAACTTCTCGCGGGGCATCCAGGTCCTCCAGCGCACGGTCCGGGAGGCCGTCCGCGCGCTCGACGACTACGACCTCGAACTGCTGGAGAGTCACCACAACGGCAAGGTCGACGCGCCGTCGGGGACCGCCAACAGCATCTTAGAGACGATTCAGGAGGAGCGCGAGGTCGAACCCATCTACGGCCGTGAGGGGCACGCGCCCCGTGGCGAGAACGAGATCGGCGTGTTCGCCCGGCGAGCGGGCGACATCCGCGGCGAGCACGAACTGATCCTCGCGGGCAACGACGAGGTGCTGTCGCTCTCTCACCGCGCGGAGGACCGCGCGGTCTTCGCCGCAGGAGCGCTCGACGCGGCGGTGTGGCTCTCGGACCGAACCCCCGGTCGCTATACGTTCGGGGAAGTTATCGACGCCTGA
- a CDS encoding NYN domain-containing protein → MTVSHPGQRVAVLADAQNLYHTARSLYSRNIDYSALLEDAVDGRELSRAIAYVIRADSPEEETFFEALVDIGFETRIKDIKTFQDGSKKADWDVGMSLDAVTLAKHNDAVVLCTGDGDFARLCHYLRHEGCRVEAMGFEESSSEDLKEAVDGFVDMSADPDRFLL, encoded by the coding sequence ATGACCGTTTCACATCCGGGTCAGCGCGTGGCCGTACTGGCCGACGCGCAGAACCTCTATCACACCGCCCGGAGTCTCTACTCGCGCAACATCGATTACTCCGCGCTGCTCGAAGACGCCGTCGACGGCCGCGAACTCTCCCGCGCCATCGCCTACGTCATCCGCGCGGACTCGCCCGAGGAAGAGACGTTCTTCGAGGCGCTCGTGGACATCGGTTTCGAGACGCGGATCAAGGACATCAAGACGTTCCAGGACGGGTCGAAGAAGGCCGACTGGGACGTCGGCATGAGCCTGGACGCCGTCACGCTGGCGAAGCACAACGACGCCGTCGTCCTCTGTACGGGCGACGGAGACTTCGCTCGGCTCTGTCACTACCTCCGCCACGAGGGCTGTCGCGTCGAGGCGATGGGCTTCGAGGAGTCCTCCTCCGAGGATCTGAAGGAAGCCGTCGACGGCTTCGTCGACATGAGCGCGGACCCCGACCGATTCCTGCTGTAG
- a CDS encoding alkaline phosphatase PhoX, which produces MVDLTRRKLISSSVAAALGASVVGTASGEEVAESDTPGAPSVRGSLKRFSTTAFGAEVTGPFVFADGSLLYSLQHPSAENGDPFDRAAVGYFSGFNFEFDGSNDDFDEVSFPETRAEQGDVRSDSGDYEILFYGREPIGDSSSLLGVTQTPDGRNIVQRGSLPEPEREERPYFAGSQYGLSGSNPDCNQFVPTDEAGTEGYLFTNWENSPGCISRVPLGRDDDGEWSADLSEAMNVTNTAAFRDIGGTRINCYGDLSPWETMISAEENYAHPRVNLTHTVSDIVAADSGAGLVGGCQFWNRPNPTEIADAIGAYAEDGALESPFSPQGYWALSGVEFLAYYLGAEPRDQAEDSAENVTQPICDTYPNPYRYGYFVDVREPAAETPEPIKYWVMGRAAWEAPDIQKDKRTVYGCSDGDSKGIYKFVADRPIPSYQDTDDIAGTLYAPKITNDAANAEEVGERNSPANTPLEVEWIELGHATNGEVESWIAEYDDVTQTDYLEAHADIDWSENLDAAVREADLEIIENGNQNYITNEEIVEWAEQYEQNGPDGVDEELRKVPFLETRAAAKEIGASIEFNKAEGVDSADDAGPGDFVYFGISEFNDDLANETGDVQMDRVDGGVVYRAELESDYNVSTLEPVITGPDFTDSPEDANDALRNIDNVYAMRDGRVLCCEDGFGGPARSYPNDCLYVYEPDYLEERPGSSDESPNSSGESPSNSGESSGNSDDNPGRGPQCQTEEVESDDDSDE; this is translated from the coding sequence ATGGTCGATTTAACTCGACGGAAACTGATCTCCAGTTCGGTCGCGGCCGCACTGGGGGCGAGCGTCGTGGGGACAGCGAGCGGCGAAGAAGTGGCGGAGTCCGATACGCCCGGCGCACCGAGCGTCAGGGGGTCGCTCAAGCGATTCTCGACGACGGCGTTCGGCGCGGAGGTCACGGGACCGTTCGTCTTCGCGGACGGGTCCCTACTCTACAGCCTCCAGCACCCCTCGGCGGAGAACGGCGACCCGTTCGACCGGGCGGCGGTCGGCTACTTCAGCGGGTTCAACTTCGAGTTCGACGGGAGCAACGACGACTTCGACGAGGTCTCGTTCCCCGAGACGCGAGCGGAACAGGGCGACGTCCGCTCGGACTCCGGGGACTACGAGATCCTCTTCTACGGTCGCGAGCCGATCGGCGACAGCTCCTCGCTGCTCGGCGTCACGCAGACGCCGGACGGACGGAACATCGTCCAGCGGGGGAGTCTCCCCGAACCCGAGCGCGAGGAGCGGCCGTACTTCGCGGGGTCGCAGTACGGTCTCTCCGGGAGCAACCCCGACTGCAACCAGTTCGTCCCGACGGACGAGGCGGGGACCGAGGGCTACCTGTTCACCAATTGGGAGAACAGTCCGGGCTGCATCTCGCGTGTCCCGCTCGGTCGGGACGACGACGGCGAATGGAGCGCCGACCTGAGCGAGGCCATGAACGTGACGAACACGGCGGCGTTCCGCGACATCGGCGGGACGCGGATCAACTGCTACGGCGACCTCAGCCCGTGGGAGACGATGATATCCGCCGAGGAGAACTACGCGCATCCCCGCGTCAATCTGACCCACACCGTCAGCGACATCGTGGCAGCGGACTCGGGAGCGGGTCTCGTCGGCGGCTGCCAGTTCTGGAACCGACCGAACCCGACCGAGATCGCGGACGCGATCGGCGCGTACGCCGAGGACGGGGCGCTCGAATCGCCGTTCAGTCCGCAGGGTTACTGGGCGCTCAGCGGCGTCGAGTTCCTCGCGTACTACCTCGGTGCGGAGCCGCGAGACCAAGCCGAGGACAGCGCCGAGAACGTCACGCAGCCGATCTGTGACACCTATCCGAACCCCTACCGGTACGGCTACTTCGTGGACGTCCGCGAGCCGGCGGCGGAGACGCCCGAACCCATCAAGTACTGGGTCATGGGCCGCGCGGCGTGGGAAGCTCCCGACATCCAGAAGGACAAGCGGACCGTCTACGGCTGTTCGGACGGCGACAGCAAGGGCATCTACAAGTTCGTCGCCGACCGGCCGATCCCGAGTTACCAAGACACCGACGACATCGCGGGCACGCTCTACGCACCGAAGATCACCAACGACGCCGCGAACGCCGAAGAGGTGGGCGAACGCAACTCCCCGGCGAACACGCCCCTCGAAGTCGAGTGGATCGAACTGGGCCACGCGACCAACGGCGAGGTCGAGTCCTGGATCGCCGAGTACGACGACGTGACTCAGACCGACTACCTCGAAGCCCACGCCGACATCGACTGGAGCGAGAATCTGGACGCCGCGGTTCGAGAGGCCGACCTCGAAATCATCGAGAACGGCAATCAGAACTACATCACCAACGAGGAAATCGTCGAGTGGGCCGAGCAGTACGAACAGAACGGCCCCGATGGCGTCGACGAGGAACTTCGGAAGGTCCCCTTCCTCGAGACTCGCGCGGCCGCCAAGGAGATCGGTGCCTCCATCGAGTTCAACAAGGCGGAGGGCGTCGACAGCGCCGACGACGCCGGCCCCGGCGACTTCGTCTACTTCGGCATCTCGGAGTTCAACGACGACCTGGCGAACGAGACCGGCGACGTCCAGATGGACCGCGTCGACGGCGGCGTCGTCTACCGCGCCGAACTCGAATCGGACTACAACGTCTCGACGCTCGAACCCGTCATCACCGGACCGGACTTCACGGATTCGCCCGAGGACGCCAACGACGCGCTCCGGAACATCGACAACGTCTACGCGATGCGCGACGGCCGCGTCCTCTGCTGTGAGGACGGCTTCGGCGGTCCCGCTCGGTCCTACCCCAACGACTGCCTCTACGTCTACGAGCCGGACTATCTCGAGGAACGTCCCGGCAGCTCGGACGAAAGTCCGAACAGTTCCGGCGAGAGTCCTAGTAACTCCGGCGAGAGCTCCGGTAACTCCGATGACAACCCCGGCCGCGGACCGCAGTGCCAGACGGAAGAGGTCGAGAGCGACGACGACAGCGACGAGTAA
- a CDS encoding nascent polypeptide-associated complex protein, which translates to MFGGGGGGMNPRKMQQMMEQMGINMDDIDAEEVIIRTADEELVFSDAEVQLMEAQGQKTYQVVGDPESRELGSGESAESAAIESGESGSDASETDDSDDGNVVDADDVELVAMRTGVDEETAREALEENDGDLADAVDQLE; encoded by the coding sequence ATGTTCGGCGGAGGCGGCGGGGGCATGAACCCTCGCAAGATGCAGCAGATGATGGAACAGATGGGCATCAACATGGACGACATCGATGCCGAGGAGGTAATCATCCGGACGGCCGACGAGGAACTCGTCTTCAGCGACGCCGAGGTCCAACTCATGGAGGCCCAAGGTCAGAAGACCTACCAGGTCGTCGGCGACCCGGAATCGCGCGAACTCGGTTCGGGCGAGAGCGCGGAGAGCGCCGCGATCGAGAGCGGTGAGAGCGGGAGCGACGCGAGCGAGACCGACGATAGTGACGACGGGAACGTCGTCGACGCGGACGACGTCGAACTCGTCGCGATGCGGACCGGCGTCGACGAGGAGACGGCGCGAGAGGCGCTCGAAGAGAACGACGGCGACCTCGCGGACGCCGTCGACCAGCTCGAGTAG
- a CDS encoding DUF7111 family protein, whose product MTDTERATEATADGITARYRETEAERVLTFESAGGTAAIAQNVEGYAMLKVRPTADGDELERYYGFDMALDHAAELLGTTPDALPVPEAAADMGM is encoded by the coding sequence ATGACTGACACCGAGCGGGCGACCGAGGCGACGGCCGACGGCATCACCGCGCGCTACCGAGAGACCGAGGCGGAGCGAGTGCTCACGTTCGAGAGCGCCGGAGGGACGGCGGCCATCGCCCAGAACGTCGAGGGCTACGCGATGTTGAAGGTGCGACCGACGGCCGACGGCGACGAACTCGAACGGTACTACGGTTTCGACATGGCGCTCGACCACGCCGCCGAGTTGCTCGGGACGACGCCCGACGCGCTGCCGGTGCCCGAGGCGGCCGCGGACATGGGGATGTAG
- a CDS encoding transcription factor S produces the protein MQFCDECGSMMKTEGDRWVCGSCGHEELRDDETEREMAVTTQGQEESEVVDTSEVDAADMGPTTSERCPECGNDRAFYEMKQIRAADESETRFFTCTECEHKWREDDH, from the coding sequence ATGCAATTTTGCGACGAATGCGGCTCGATGATGAAGACGGAAGGCGACCGCTGGGTCTGTGGGAGCTGCGGCCACGAGGAACTGCGCGACGACGAGACCGAACGGGAGATGGCCGTCACCACGCAGGGCCAAGAGGAGTCCGAGGTCGTCGACACCTCCGAGGTCGACGCCGCGGACATGGGACCGACGACCAGCGAGCGCTGCCCCGAGTGCGGGAACGACCGCGCCTTCTACGAGATGAAGCAGATCCGCGCCGCCGACGAGTCCGAGACCCGCTTCTTCACCTGTACCGAGTGCGAACACAAGTGGCGCGAGGACGACCACTGA
- a CDS encoding DUF7139 domain-containing protein, with translation MTSLTDVYEGEVGRVASRRQQVVGTALFLVGTAGLVAAIALATTDVGTRVGLGDYAAREVGGIVAGVGLPTVVLGIFAVLPASARTRAFAVLGAGVSLLGVVAFQHIYPYNWMTSAPTLALGTSVVYFAGILTTFWCLFVALATFKTRKSPGGTARMEVTEEGTIKLVEETRAIPGLGGIGFFGDDPDGSVETQTNRPDGGQSAVSDGGDTEAFGRGPTTGRERAQSADASRGNTTTTDRSSESTQSGSTADDRPTFSERDLDPSIANAGPEASPSTDGGTASSTGHDPITETAVHRGEPDKYCGNCRHFQYVMDDGDVEPYCTHHGEQLDDMEACSSWLNND, from the coding sequence ATGACCAGTTTGACGGACGTGTACGAGGGGGAGGTCGGCCGCGTCGCGTCTCGCCGCCAGCAGGTCGTCGGGACGGCGCTGTTTCTCGTCGGCACCGCCGGACTCGTCGCCGCCATCGCCCTCGCGACGACGGACGTGGGAACGCGGGTCGGGCTGGGGGATTACGCCGCCCGGGAGGTCGGCGGCATCGTCGCCGGGGTCGGCCTGCCGACCGTCGTCCTCGGCATCTTCGCCGTGTTACCCGCCAGCGCCCGAACCCGCGCGTTCGCGGTGCTCGGGGCCGGCGTCTCGCTGCTCGGCGTCGTCGCTTTCCAGCACATCTACCCCTACAACTGGATGACGAGCGCGCCGACGCTCGCGCTGGGGACCAGCGTCGTCTACTTCGCCGGCATCCTGACGACGTTCTGGTGTCTCTTCGTCGCGCTGGCGACGTTCAAGACCCGGAAGTCACCCGGCGGCACCGCCCGGATGGAAGTCACCGAGGAGGGGACCATCAAACTCGTCGAGGAGACCCGCGCCATCCCGGGACTGGGCGGCATCGGCTTCTTCGGCGACGACCCCGACGGTAGCGTCGAGACGCAGACGAACCGACCCGACGGCGGTCAGAGCGCCGTCAGCGACGGCGGCGACACCGAGGCGTTCGGTCGGGGGCCGACGACTGGCCGTGAGCGGGCCCAGTCCGCCGACGCCTCTCGGGGAAACACGACGACCACCGACCGGTCCTCGGAGTCGACGCAGAGCGGTTCGACGGCAGACGACCGACCGACCTTCTCCGAGCGAGACCTCGATCCGTCCATCGCAAACGCCGGCCCGGAGGCTTCGCCGTCGACCGATGGCGGGACGGCTTCGTCGACCGGCCACGACCCCATCACCGAGACGGCCGTCCACCGCGGCGAACCCGACAAGTACTGCGGGAACTGCCGGCACTTCCAGTACGTGATGGACGACGGCGACGTCGAACCGTACTGCACCCACCACGGCGAGCAGTTAGACGACATGGAGGCGTGCTCGTCGTGGCTCAACAACGACTGA
- the dapA gene encoding 4-hydroxy-tetrahydrodipicolinate synthase, translating into MTAIDFHGVYPAMCTPFEDDDERSIDFETLRRDARRLEEAGVDGLVPVGSTGESATLTHDEHVEVVEAVIDAVDDVPVVAGTGSNNTREALSLSQRAADAGADALLLISPYYNKPEQQGLVDHFTAIADEVDLPQIVYNVPSRTGRNIEPDTAVELAGHENIAAYKAASGDMGQISEIIERTRDEEFAVLSGDDGMTLPMLSVGATGCISVAANVEPERTCAMVGAALADDFERARALHHELGPLFRALFVETNPIPVKEAMRIRGYGPGYVRSPLTRLSEEHTEHLRNVLDVLENEDLEDEYAEIER; encoded by the coding sequence ATGACAGCGATCGATTTCCACGGCGTCTACCCCGCGATGTGCACGCCGTTCGAGGACGACGACGAACGCAGCATCGACTTCGAAACGCTCCGACGCGACGCCCGGCGGCTGGAAGAGGCCGGCGTCGACGGCCTCGTGCCCGTCGGCTCGACCGGCGAGTCAGCGACGCTCACCCACGACGAACACGTCGAGGTCGTCGAAGCGGTTATCGACGCCGTCGACGACGTGCCAGTCGTCGCCGGTACCGGGTCGAATAACACCCGCGAGGCGCTCTCGCTCTCGCAGCGGGCCGCGGACGCCGGCGCGGACGCGCTGCTTCTCATCTCGCCGTACTACAACAAGCCCGAACAGCAGGGCCTCGTGGACCACTTCACGGCCATCGCCGACGAGGTGGACCTGCCGCAGATCGTCTACAACGTCCCCTCGCGGACCGGGCGAAACATCGAACCGGACACCGCCGTCGAACTGGCGGGACACGAGAACATCGCGGCGTACAAGGCCGCGAGCGGCGACATGGGTCAGATCTCCGAGATCATCGAGCGCACGCGCGACGAGGAGTTCGCGGTGCTCTCCGGCGACGACGGCATGACCCTGCCGATGCTCTCGGTGGGGGCGACCGGCTGTATCTCCGTGGCCGCGAACGTCGAGCCCGAGCGGACCTGCGCGATGGTCGGCGCGGCCCTCGCGGACGACTTCGAGCGCGCTCGCGCCCTGCACCACGAACTCGGGCCGCTGTTCCGCGCGCTGTTCGTCGAGACGAACCCCATCCCGGTGAAGGAGGCCATGCGCATCCGCGGCTACGGTCCCGGCTACGTCCGCTCGCCGCTGACGCGCCTCTCGGAGGAACACACCGAACACCTCCGGAACGTCCTCGACGTGCTCGAAAACGAGGACTTAGAGGACGAGTACGCGGAGATCGAGCGATGA
- a CDS encoding bactofilin family protein, with the protein MAFVSSAVGRRVVALGLAAMLFLSVGTGVAAAQSFEGGAGSVVVGPDETYDSIQGFAGSVIVRGTVIGDVSTVSGSVHVTESGEVGGDVSAAAGTVRIDGVVGGDVSAAAGTVEISETARIGGNLESGASYVSVDGAVEGDVTAGAETVVLGPNAVVGGEFRYDAETFRQDPAASVAGGVVRDDGIGSDAGPDFAEFAVPAWLGALYGLFVNLLLGAVLLAVFPAFSTRVADRVAGSPVKSGGIGLLTLIVVPLVLAVLVVTIVGIPLSLVGAFVFGVTAWIALVYGQYAVGAWALSLAGEDNRWLALVVGLVGFAVLGAIPIFGGLFQFVAFLLGLGALALALRETYRGREEGAAGGRQTTLDESSGDARAA; encoded by the coding sequence ATGGCATTCGTTTCATCCGCGGTCGGCCGACGAGTCGTCGCACTCGGGCTCGCGGCGATGCTGTTCCTGTCGGTCGGAACCGGCGTCGCCGCCGCGCAGTCGTTCGAAGGCGGTGCCGGGTCCGTCGTCGTCGGCCCCGACGAGACGTACGACAGTATTCAGGGATTCGCTGGGTCGGTCATCGTTCGGGGCACCGTTATCGGGGACGTCTCGACCGTCTCCGGAAGCGTCCACGTCACCGAGTCCGGCGAAGTCGGCGGCGACGTCTCCGCCGCCGCCGGGACCGTCCGGATCGACGGCGTCGTCGGCGGCGACGTCAGCGCCGCCGCGGGCACCGTCGAGATCAGCGAGACGGCTCGAATCGGCGGAAATCTCGAATCCGGAGCCAGTTACGTCTCGGTCGATGGCGCCGTCGAGGGCGACGTGACCGCCGGGGCCGAGACCGTCGTCCTCGGGCCGAACGCCGTCGTCGGCGGCGAGTTCCGCTACGACGCCGAGACGTTCAGGCAGGACCCCGCCGCCAGCGTGGCCGGCGGCGTCGTCCGCGACGACGGCATCGGGAGCGACGCCGGCCCGGACTTCGCCGAGTTTGCCGTCCCCGCGTGGCTCGGGGCTCTCTACGGTCTGTTCGTCAACCTCCTTCTCGGCGCCGTCCTGCTGGCCGTGTTCCCGGCGTTCTCGACCCGCGTCGCCGACCGCGTCGCGGGGAGTCCGGTCAAATCCGGCGGTATCGGCCTACTGACGCTGATCGTCGTCCCGCTGGTGCTCGCCGTCCTCGTCGTGACTATCGTCGGCATCCCGCTCTCGCTCGTGGGCGCGTTCGTCTTCGGCGTCACGGCGTGGATCGCGCTGGTCTACGGACAGTACGCCGTCGGCGCGTGGGCGCTCTCGCTGGCCGGCGAGGACAACCGTTGGCTCGCGCTCGTCGTCGGCCTCGTCGGGTTCGCCGTTCTCGGCGCGATTCCGATCTTCGGCGGCCTGTTCCAGTTCGTCGCGTTCCTGCTGGGCCTCGGTGCGCTCGCGCTCGCCCTGCGTGAGACCTACCGCGGTCGCGAGGAAGGGGCCGCCGGCGGCCGGCAAACCACGCTCGACGAGTCCTCGGGCGACGCTCGCGCGGCGTGA
- a CDS encoding methyltransferase domain-containing protein, with protein sequence MSYLFVHEDREYLLDPGERFESDLGILEVPEDVEPGDVVETHLGTAFTTRRLRGPDLFNHLERTGAPMMPRDVGLVVGKTGVAAGDRVLDAGTGTGILSAYMGRLGADVVTYEVDPEFADVARENMALAGVEDRVEVRTGDVTDDLDTLSGFDVVTLDTEDAPTVVERAPTLLRRGGSLAVYSPFVENTREAVAAAEEVGLAAVETLDTIQREMDFDDRGSRPSTGGVGHTGYLTFARRP encoded by the coding sequence GTGTCCTATCTCTTCGTCCACGAGGACCGCGAGTACCTGCTGGACCCCGGTGAGCGGTTCGAGTCCGACCTCGGCATTCTGGAGGTGCCAGAAGACGTCGAACCGGGCGACGTCGTCGAGACGCACCTCGGAACGGCGTTCACGACGCGGCGGCTCCGCGGGCCGGATCTGTTCAACCACCTCGAACGCACCGGCGCGCCGATGATGCCCCGGGACGTGGGGCTGGTCGTCGGCAAGACCGGCGTCGCCGCGGGCGACCGCGTCCTCGACGCCGGAACGGGGACCGGCATCCTCAGCGCCTATATGGGCCGATTGGGGGCCGACGTGGTGACCTACGAGGTCGACCCGGAGTTCGCCGACGTGGCCCGCGAGAACATGGCGCTGGCCGGCGTCGAGGACCGCGTCGAGGTCCGGACCGGCGACGTGACCGACGACCTCGACACGCTCTCCGGGTTCGACGTGGTCACGCTCGACACCGAAGACGCGCCGACCGTCGTCGAACGGGCACCGACGCTGCTCCGCCGCGGCGGGTCGCTGGCCGTCTACTCGCCGTTCGTCGAGAACACGCGCGAGGCCGTCGCGGCGGCCGAGGAAGTCGGGTTGGCGGCCGTCGAGACGCTCGACACCATCCAGCGCGAGATGGACTTCGACGACCGGGGCTCTCGGCCGTCGACGGGCGGCGTCGGTCACACCGGCTACCTCACGTTCGCGCGTCGTCCCTGA